The Indicator indicator isolate 239-I01 chromosome 32, UM_Iind_1.1, whole genome shotgun sequence genome contains a region encoding:
- the LOC128977535 gene encoding phospholipase A2, membrane associated-like, which translates to MKNLLFAVLLACGLLPADSSVLELEQMIKTTTGRSALLSYSWYGCFCGIGGRGTPVDPTDRCCQAHDCCYRRLREGECSPLVTPYHFSSAEGDIVCSKEQSWCRRETCLCDKEVASCFASTLESYNDSYRFYFRLRCRGSKLQC; encoded by the exons ggctgctgccagctgacaGCAGCGTTCTGGAACTGGAGCAGATGATCAAGACAACCACAGGGAGAAGTGCTCTCCTCTCCTACAGCTGGTACGGCTGCTTCTGTGGCATCGGGGGCAGAGGGACCCCAGTGGACCCGACGGACCG ctgctgccaggcacacGACTGCTGctacaggaggctgagggagggcGAGTGCAGCCCCCTGGTCACCCCCTACCACTTCAGCAGTGCCGAGGGAGACATCGTCTGCA gtaaagagcagagctggtgcagGAGAGAGACCTGCCTGTGTGACAAGGAGGTGGCTTCCTGCTTTGCCAGCACTCTGGAATCCTACAACGACTCCTACCGCTTCTACTTCAGGCTGAGGTGCAGAGGAAGCaaactgcagtgctga